A single genomic interval of Arachis duranensis cultivar V14167 chromosome 7, aradu.V14167.gnm2.J7QH, whole genome shotgun sequence harbors:
- the LOC107459633 gene encoding glutathione S-transferase U25-like — MADEVVLLDRWPSPYCMRVRIALALKGVICEIKDEDLSNKSTLLLQMNPVHKKVPVLIHNGKPICESLIIVEYIDQVWNDKPSLLPSDPYQRAHAKFWADFSDKMVCLYSMSLLTSKREELEVATKEFKENLKLLEEQLGDKHYFGGEELGFLDVALLPIITGFKIREIYGKFKIEDEFPKLFAWANRCLQKESVSKSIPDQEKMYGLIVEMRKKLGVK, encoded by the exons ATGGCAGATGAGGTGGTTCTACTAGATCGCTGGCCTAGCCCTTATTGCATGAGGGTGAGAATTGCATTGGCTTTGAAAGGTGTGATATGTGAGATCAAAGATGAAGACTTGAGTAATAAGAGCACTCTATTGCTACAAATGAACCCGGTTCATAAGAAGGTTCCGGTTCTCATCCACAATGGAAAACCTATTTGCGAGTCTCTTATTATTGTTGAGTATATTGATCAAGTTTGGAATGATAAACCATCCTTGCTTCCTTCTGACCCTTATCAAAGGGCTCATGCTAAGTTTTGGGCTGATTTTTCTGACAAAATGGTATGCCTTTAT TCAATGAGCCTATTGACATCAAAAAGAGAAGAGCTGGAGGTTGCCACAAAGGAATTCAaagaaaacctaaaattgtTGGAAGAACAACTAGGAGACAAGCATTATTTTGGAGGTGAAGAACTTGGTTTTTTGGATGTAGCACTTCTTCCAATTATAACTGGATTTAAAATTAGGGAGATTTATGGGAAATTCAAGATTGAAGATGAGTTCCCAAAGCTTTTTGCTTGGGCCAATAGGTGCCTTCAAAAAGAGAGTGTTTCCAAGTCAATTCCTGATCAAGAGAAGATGTATGGTTTAATTGTGGAGATGAGAAAGAAGTTAGGAGTTAAGTAG